Genomic DNA from Streptomyces venezuelae:
GGGCGGCGAGGACTGGTTCATCGTGTCCGACCTGGGGTGCGCGGTCGGCGGCGCCGGCGGCATCGGCAAGCACGAGGAGGGCGTCGTCCTCGGCGTGGGCGGCGCGTCCACCACGCTGGCCGGCATCACGGTGCGCCTGCCCGTCGCGAGCGCCCTCGACCTCGGCACGGGCTCCGGCATCCAGGCCCTGCACGCCGCGCAGCACGCCACGCGCGTGACCGCCACCGACCTCAACCCCCGTGCCCTGCGGTTCACCCGGCTCACCCTGGCGCTGTCCGGGGCCCCGGAGGCGGACCTGCGGGAGGGCTCGCTCTTCGAACCGGTGGGCGACGAGACGTACGACCTGATCGTCTCCAACCCGCCCTTCGTGATCTCGCCGGGTGCCCGGCTCACGTACCGGGACGGCGGCATGGGCGGGGACGATCTGTGCCGGTCGCTCGTTCAGGAGGCGGGGGAGCGGTTGAACGAAGGGGGGTACGCGCACTTCCTGGCCAACTGGCAGCACGTGGAGGGCGAGGAGTGGCAGGACCGGCTGCGGTCCTGGGTGCCGCGCGACTGCGACGCCTGGATCGTGCAGCGCGAGGTGCAGGACATCACGCAGTACGCGGAACTGTGGCTGCGCGACGCGGGGGACCACCGCACGGACTCCGCGGAGTACGCCGCGCGGTACGACGCGTGGCTGGACGAGTTCGAGGCGCGGGGCACGCGTGCCGTCGGATTCGGCTGGATCACGCTCAGGAAGACGGTCGCCGCCGAGCCGTCCGTCACCGTCGAGGAGTGGCCGCACCCCGTCGAGCAGCCGCTCGGCGACACGGTGCGGGAGTTCTTCGAACGGCAGGAGTACCTGCGCGCGCACGACGACGCCGCGCTGCTCGCCGCGCATTTCAAGCTCGCCGACGAGGTCGTGCAGGAGCAGGTCGGACTGCCGGGCGCCGAGGACCCCGAGCACGTCGTGCTGCGCCAGAACCGCGGGATGCGCAGGGCCACCAAGGTCGACACCGTGGGCGCCGGGTTCGCGGGCGTCTGCGACGGCTCGCTGAGTGCCGGGCGCATCCTGGACGCCATCGCGCAACTGGTCGGCGAGGACCCGGTGTTGCTGCGGGACCGTACGCCCGCGCAGATCAGGCTCCTCGTGGAGCAGGGCTTCCTGCTGCCCGCGTCGGAGTAGGCGCCGAGGGCAGGGGCCGACGGAGGCTGGCGGGGGCCGGTCGGGGTTCGATCAGGCCAACATCCCCGCCCGCCGTTCACCCCGATTTCGTTCTCCCGCTTCCCGTGCGTGTCAGCCTCCCCGCAGGGGAACTCGGCACGGGGAGGCAGGACCATGGAGAGCGGGCCAGCGATCTTCGCCGGAACGGTGTTCGCACTGTTCGGCGCAGGACTGCTGATGTGGACGGGTGTGCGTGCCGCGCACCGCGCCCCCGTCGCCCAGGGTGTGAACCCCGTCGCATCGGTGACGTTCGCGACGCTCGCGGGAGCGGTCGCCCTGCTCCTCGGAGTGTGGTGCTTCACGCGGCTGTGAAGCGGAGGCAAAGCGGCTGGAGAACGGCCGCGACGCGCCCCCG
This window encodes:
- a CDS encoding methyltransferase translates to MSNATLPLPSSDRADVAAALRDALLAADFTADGLLELLGAPAYAALARSETVPALRATRGDGALSALVRLFLLQESVPHARVADVLPVDVLLESHWLAERDGELWATVDVRPYGGPGGEDWFIVSDLGCAVGGAGGIGKHEEGVVLGVGGASTTLAGITVRLPVASALDLGTGSGIQALHAAQHATRVTATDLNPRALRFTRLTLALSGAPEADLREGSLFEPVGDETYDLIVSNPPFVISPGARLTYRDGGMGGDDLCRSLVQEAGERLNEGGYAHFLANWQHVEGEEWQDRLRSWVPRDCDAWIVQREVQDITQYAELWLRDAGDHRTDSAEYAARYDAWLDEFEARGTRAVGFGWITLRKTVAAEPSVTVEEWPHPVEQPLGDTVREFFERQEYLRAHDDAALLAAHFKLADEVVQEQVGLPGAEDPEHVVLRQNRGMRRATKVDTVGAGFAGVCDGSLSAGRILDAIAQLVGEDPVLLRDRTPAQIRLLVEQGFLLPASE